ATAATGTTTTTATTTCTTATTTCTTTAGGGAATTTATCTAAGAACTTCGAAACATTTTTATTCTCTTGAAACATATTCTCTTTTGGTAGGACATCTGTTTGGCGACGTACTGTCTTATCATTTTTTTTATTTTCCATTTAGAATCACCTTTATGAATCATTTTTATCATTTTATATAATTCCTTCCAGTTCTAAAAGTTTTTTTATGATTTTAATATAGTCTGGCGGGTTGTCCATGTCTTTTTTTTCTTCGTAAAGTTTTTTAATATCTTCAATAAACTTAGACATTTTTATCACCGTTTATTTTTAATATTAAACTCTTATGGTTTCCTTCTTTTACATTCCAAGAGAGTTTATCACCTTTTTTTATGTTCATTTCTTTAACCCATATTTTTGGAA
This is a stretch of genomic DNA from Methanobacterium spitsbergense. It encodes these proteins:
- a CDS encoding AbrB/MazE/SpoVT family DNA-binding domain-containing protein; amino-acid sequence: MKLNNVSVQEVKGSFYIYIPKIWVKEMNIKKGDKLSWNVKEGNHKSLILKINGDKNV